One Solanum lycopersicum chromosome 2, SLM_r2.1 genomic region harbors:
- the LOC101260391 gene encoding calcium-dependent protein kinase 18-like → MGNICFSSSKVSGSNSNTPSTTTTNTAAVNGHRNRRSSANPVSATTNTSRKQEGSHYNRQKGKDNGGVKQQTRNSQKNVKHNTRKQSGIIPCGKRTDFGYDKDFDNKFTIGKLLGHGQFGYTYVATDKSNGNRVAVKRIEKKKMVVPIAVEDVKREVKILKALAGHENVVDFYNAFEDDNYVYIVMELCEGGELLDRILAKKDSRYTEKDAAIVVGQMLKVAAQCHLHGLVHRDMKPENFLFKSSKEDSSLKATDFGLSDFIRPGKKFQDIVGSAYYVAPEVLKRKSGPESDVWSIGVITFILLCGRRPFWDKTEDGIFKEVLRNKPDFRRKPWPTISNSAKDFVKKLLVKDPRARLTAAQALSHPWVREGGDASEIPLDISVLSNMRQFVKYSRLKQFALRALASTLDEEELADVRDQFSAIDVDKNGVISLEEMRQALAKDLPWKMKESRVLEILQAIDSNTDGLVDFPEFVAATLHVHQLEEHNLLKWQQRSQTAFEKFDVDRDGFITPEELRMHTGLKGSIDPLLEEADIDKDGKISLSEFRRLLRTASISSRMVNSPTVRGSRKI, encoded by the exons ATGGGCAACATATGTTTTTCTAGCTCAAAAGTTAGTGGTTCTAACAGCAACACCCCTTCCACCACCACCACAAATACCGCCGCCGTGAATGGCCACCGTAATCGGCGGAGCTCAGCGAACCCGGTTTCTGCAACAACAAATACATCAAGAAAACAAGAGGGGTCTCATTACAATCGACAGAAAGGTAAGGATAACGGTGGGGTTAAGCAACAAACGAGAAATTCTCAGAAAAATGTTAAGCATAATACGAGGAAGCAAAGTGGGATTATTCCTTGTGGGAAAAGAACGGATTTTGGGTATGATAAAGATTTTGATAACAAGTTTACAATCGGAAAGTTGTTGGGTCATGGACAATTTGGATACACATATGTTGCAACAGACAAGTCTAATGGAAATCGTGTGGCTGTCAagagaattgaaaagaaaaag ATGGTTGTTCCAATTGCAGTTGAGGATGTAAAACGAGAAGTCAAGATATTGAAGGCCTTAGCCGGTCACGAGAATGTAGTTGATTTCTATAATGCATTTGAGGATGATAACTATGTTTACATAGTAATGGA GTTATGTGAGGGTGGAGAACTGTTGGACCGCATTTTGGCCAA AAAGGACAGCCGTTATACCGAGAAAGATGCAGCAATAGTTGTCGGTCAGATGTTAAAAGTTGCCGCTCAGTGTCACTTACATGGATTGGTGCATCGTGATATGAAACCTGAG AATTTTCTCTTTAAATCTTCAAAGGAGGACTCATCATTAAAGGCCACAGATTTTGGTCTTTCAGACTTCATAAGACCAG GGAAGAAATTCCAAGATATAGTTGGAAGTGCATATTACGTAGCCCCAGAGGTATTAAAGCGTAAATCTGGACCTGAATCAGATGTGTGGAGCATTGGCGTAAttacattcattttactttgtgGTCGTCGGCCCTTCTGGGATAAAACAGAGGATGGCATATTCAAGGAG GTCTTACGAAACAAACCTGATTTTCGTCGCAAGCCATGGCCAACTATAAGCAACAGTGCTAAAGATTTTGTTAAGAAATTATTGGTGAAAGATCCTCGTGCTAGACTTACTGCTGCCCAGGCCCTGT CACATCCATGGGTCCGTGAAGGAGGTGATGCATCTGAGATTCCACTAGACATATCTGTCTTGTCCAACATGCGGCAATTTGTCAAATACAGTCGATTAAAGCAATTTGCATTACGG GCATTGGCTAGCACACTTGATGAGGAGGAGCTGGCAGATGTCCGGGACCAGTTTTCTGCAATTGATGTGGATAAAAATGGTGTTATTAGCCTTGAAGAAATGAGACAG GCCCTTGCCAAGGATCTCCCCTGGAAGATGAAAGAATCGCGGGTTCTTGAGATTCTTCAAGCG ATTGATAGTAACACAGACGGGCTTGTTGATTTCCCGGAGTTTGTTGCAGCGACTCTACATGTGCATCAGTTAGAGGAGcataatttgttaaaatggcAGCAAAGATCGCAAactgcttttgagaaatttgacGTTGATAGAGATGGATTCATAACTCCAGAAGAACTTAGAATG CATACCGGCTTAAAAGGCTCTATAGACCCATTGCTCGAAGAAGCAGATATCGACAAAGATGGAAAGATAAGCTTATCAGAATTCCGGAGGCTTCTAAGAACTGCAAGTATAAGTTCGCGAATGGTGAATAGTCCAACGGTCAGAGGCTCTCGCAAAATTTAG